One window of Helicobacter winghamensis ATCC BAA-430 genomic DNA carries:
- the cysE gene encoding serine O-acetyltransferase → MSYATTLFGTIKEDFAVILEKDPAINSKMELFFNYPGLVALVHYRVAHRVYEKGFHLLARVIMGFTQWITNIDIHPACKIGHRVFIDHGVGVVIGETAEVGNEVTIYQGVSLGGVSLERVKRHPTIEDFVIIGAGAKVLGNIVVGAHSKIGANSVVIRPVPPNSTAVGIPARNIIKGMSDDLNKIPDVSYQLFIYLKKRLDLLESQTQKDGEYAEALKRLDDLYSEFLKVKS, encoded by the coding sequence TTGAGCTATGCCACAACGCTTTTTGGCACTATTAAGGAAGATTTTGCAGTGATTTTGGAAAAAGATCCTGCGATTAATTCTAAAATGGAATTGTTTTTTAACTATCCCGGACTTGTTGCGCTTGTGCATTATAGAGTTGCGCATAGGGTTTATGAAAAAGGATTCCATCTTTTAGCAAGAGTGATTATGGGTTTTACGCAATGGATTACAAACATTGATATTCATCCTGCTTGTAAAATTGGGCATCGTGTGTTTATTGACCACGGCGTTGGAGTGGTAATTGGAGAAACTGCAGAAGTGGGAAATGAGGTAACGATTTATCAAGGTGTGAGTTTGGGCGGTGTGAGTTTAGAGCGTGTTAAAAGGCATCCAACTATTGAAGATTTTGTGATTATTGGTGCTGGGGCAAAGGTGCTTGGAAATATTGTTGTAGGGGCGCATTCTAAAATTGGTGCAAATTCTGTGGTGATTCGTCCTGTGCCACCAAATTCAACCGCTGTTGGAATTCCAGCAAGAAATATCATTAAAGGAATGAGTGATGATTTAAATAAAATTCCAGATGTTTCTTATCAGCTTTTTATTTATTTAAAAAAGAGGTTAGATTTGTTAGAATCCCAAACGCAAAAGGATGGAGAATATGCAGAAGCACTAAAAAGATTAGATGATTTATATAGTGAGTTTTTAAAAGTTAAGAGTTGA
- a CDS encoding FAD-dependent oxidoreductase has protein sequence MKKRVVIIGGSIGGLSAALVLASAIKGELDFELSIIEKGGKEADLYKADVYNVPMFRAGINGEEIIASTKEQLNKLAKVEFIEAEATEVCGEKGDFEVSGAGFVKKADYVIVATGASACNIKGLESFVKPHTLMPKPGKVCLEVSGRNVVKDGIYAAGIVSGVTTMVACAMGSATETACAILSDIAGGIAVIHDFKGSRKA, from the coding sequence ATGAAAAAAAGAGTTGTAATTATTGGTGGATCTATCGGTGGTCTTAGTGCGGCATTAGTGCTTGCAAGTGCGATTAAAGGGGAGCTTGATTTTGAGTTAAGCATTATTGAAAAAGGTGGTAAAGAGGCAGATTTATACAAGGCTGATGTGTATAATGTGCCGATGTTTAGGGCTGGAATTAATGGAGAAGAAATTATCGCTTCTACAAAAGAGCAATTAAATAAGCTTGCAAAAGTAGAGTTTATAGAAGCTGAAGCCACAGAAGTCTGCGGTGAAAAAGGGGATTTTGAGGTGAGTGGAGCAGGATTTGTAAAAAAAGCAGATTATGTGATTGTTGCAACAGGTGCTAGTGCTTGCAATATTAAGGGGTTGGAATCCTTTGTAAAGCCTCATACACTTATGCCAAAGCCGGGCAAAGTTTGTTTAGAAGTTTCTGGGCGTAATGTGGTAAAAGATGGAATTTATGCTGCTGGAATCGTATCTGGAGTTACAACAATGGTAGCTTGTGCTATGGGAAGCGCCACAGAGACAGCTTGTGCAATTTTAAGCGATATTGCAGGAGGTATCGCGGTAATCCACGATTTTAAAGGCTCACGAAAAGCTTAA
- a CDS encoding bacteriohemerythrin: MMIEWSDSYSVHNAHIDTQHKKLFDLAKQAYIMLNHQVTPDEIRTILAEFCNYIKEHFNDEEQYMEKIGYPDIVNHKKIHNELTKSLVMLIKNVKNVNDMKEKLHIIAKKWLLEHILKEDMKIERFRRSMLTGQDPEITEGEIELATEVYYYGCACSGKLHDVPLDIHRRIEKGEKFRCKTCKQDIKCVKVQKIL, translated from the coding sequence ATGATGATTGAGTGGAGTGATTCTTATAGTGTGCATAATGCGCATATTGACACACAGCATAAAAAACTTTTTGATCTAGCTAAGCAAGCATATATTATGTTAAATCATCAAGTAACACCAGATGAAATTCGTACAATTTTGGCAGAGTTTTGTAACTACATTAAAGAACATTTTAATGATGAGGAACAATATATGGAAAAGATTGGCTATCCAGATATTGTAAATCATAAGAAGATTCATAATGAGCTTACAAAAAGTTTAGTAATGCTTATTAAAAATGTTAAAAATGTTAATGATATGAAAGAAAAATTGCATATCATTGCAAAAAAATGGCTCTTAGAGCATATTCTAAAAGAAGATATGAAAATTGAAAGATTTCGTCGTAGTATGCTCACAGGGCAGGATCCTGAAATCACAGAAGGTGAAATTGAGTTAGCAACAGAGGTGTATTATTATGGTTGTGCTTGCTCAGGAAAGCTTCACGATGTTCCACTTGATATTCATAGAAGAATTGAAAAAGGTGAAAAATTTCGTTGTAAAACTTGTAAGCAAGATATCAAATGTGTAAAAGTGCAAAAGATTTTATAA
- the tkt gene encoding transketolase, which yields MLDEKEFGEYALMANSLRFLCADMVENANSGHPGAPMGLADIAVVLGYHIKLNPTNPQWINRDRLVFSGGHASALVYSLLHLWGFDVSLEDLKSFRKFGSKTPGHPEYKHTPGVEITTGPLGQGIANAVGFAMAGKLASNILGKDLINHKVYCLCGDGDLQEGISYEACSLAGHHNLDNLIVIYDSNNITIEGDCNIAWSESVKMRFEAQNWEVLNIDGHNFLEIDKALEQAKGASKPVLIIAKTQIAKGAQSLCGSHKAHGAPLGGQEIAISKEKLGFNPEEKFFIPKTSALRFKNTAELGALANHTWQKILEQSDKKELLGQMLNPDFSKIVYPNFTQETIATRTSNGMILNAISKALPGFIGGSADLAPSNNTELKDLGDFPKGNNLHFGIREHAMGAISNALANYGLFLPFCATFFVFSDYMSPSVRVASLMQSKVFYVWTHDSIGVGEDGATHEPIEQLSHFRAIPNLNVFRPCDACENIACWQVALELEAPSAFVLSRQNLPLLEKVDKESVLKGAYLKKDSILAKEAQITLLATGSEVELALKSAEALESEGIATRVVSVPCYDLFLRQDKTYKESLLQGKVLAIEASRGLEWYAFADGMVGMEGFGASGKGDVLFKHFGFSVENVVQVAKNLLK from the coding sequence ATGTTAGATGAAAAAGAATTTGGCGAATATGCGTTAATGGCAAATTCCTTGCGATTTTTGTGTGCAGATATGGTAGAAAATGCAAATAGCGGGCATCCGGGTGCTCCTATGGGGCTGGCAGATATTGCTGTTGTGCTTGGATATCATATTAAATTAAATCCAACTAATCCGCAATGGATTAATCGGGACAGATTGGTTTTTAGTGGAGGACACGCAAGCGCGCTTGTGTATTCCTTACTTCATTTATGGGGTTTTGATGTAAGTTTGGAGGATTTAAAAAGTTTTAGAAAATTTGGCTCTAAAACCCCCGGACATCCAGAATATAAGCATACTCCCGGCGTTGAGATTACCACAGGTCCTTTAGGGCAAGGCATTGCAAATGCTGTAGGCTTTGCGATGGCAGGTAAGCTTGCTAGCAATATTTTAGGCAAGGATTTAATTAATCATAAAGTTTATTGTTTATGTGGTGATGGGGATTTGCAAGAGGGAATTTCTTACGAGGCTTGTTCGCTTGCTGGGCATCACAATTTAGATAATCTTATTGTGATTTATGATTCTAATAATATTACTATTGAAGGGGATTGTAATATTGCGTGGAGTGAAAGTGTTAAAATGCGTTTTGAAGCTCAAAATTGGGAAGTTTTAAACATTGATGGGCATAATTTTTTAGAGATTGATAAGGCTCTAGAGCAGGCAAAAGGTGCAAGCAAGCCTGTGTTAATCATTGCAAAAACACAGATTGCAAAAGGTGCGCAAAGTCTTTGTGGCTCACACAAGGCACACGGCGCGCCTTTAGGGGGGCAAGAGATTGCAATTTCTAAAGAAAAGTTAGGTTTTAATCCAGAAGAGAAGTTTTTTATCCCAAAGACTTCCGCATTGCGCTTTAAAAACACTGCAGAGCTTGGCGCATTGGCAAATCATACTTGGCAAAAAATATTGGAACAAAGCGATAAAAAAGAGCTTTTAGGACAAATGCTAAATCCTGATTTTTCTAAAATCGTGTATCCCAATTTCACACAAGAAACAATAGCAACACGCACAAGCAATGGAATGATTTTGAATGCTATTTCTAAGGCATTGCCCGGATTTATCGGTGGAAGTGCAGATTTAGCCCCATCAAATAATACGGAATTAAAAGATTTGGGTGATTTTCCAAAAGGAAATAATTTACATTTTGGAATCCGTGAACACGCGATGGGTGCAATTAGCAATGCGCTAGCAAATTATGGGTTATTTTTACCTTTTTGTGCAACCTTTTTTGTTTTTAGTGATTATATGTCGCCTAGTGTGCGTGTGGCAAGCCTTATGCAATCTAAGGTATTTTATGTTTGGACACACGATAGCATTGGCGTGGGAGAAGATGGCGCAACACACGAACCTATTGAGCAATTAAGCCATTTTCGCGCAATACCAAATTTAAATGTTTTCCGTCCTTGTGATGCCTGTGAAAACATTGCGTGCTGGCAAGTTGCCTTAGAGTTAGAAGCACCAAGCGCATTTGTGCTTAGTCGTCAAAATTTGCCACTTTTAGAAAAAGTGGATAAAGAGAGTGTGTTAAAAGGGGCGTATCTTAAAAAGGATTCCATATTAGCAAAAGAAGCACAAATTACTTTGCTTGCCACAGGTAGTGAAGTGGAACTTGCTTTAAAAAGCGCGGAAGCTTTAGAAAGTGAAGGGATTGCAACGCGTGTTGTAAGTGTGCCTTGCTATGATTTGTTTTTACGGCAAGATAAGACTTATAAGGAATCCTTATTGCAAGGCAAAGTGCTAGCCATTGAAGCAAGCAGAGGATTGGAGTGGTATGCCTTTGCAGATGGAATGGTTGGAATGGAAGGATTTGGTGCAAGTGGTAAGGGAGATGTTCTGTTTAAGCATTTTGGTTTTAGTGTGGAAAATGTTGTGCAAGTGGCTAAAAACTTACTAAAGTAG
- the speA gene encoding arginine decarboxylase: protein MVDYGINYWGKDDFIIEDGQVKVNYKSKPALIDIVKKVREDGYRGPLLVRFPHLMKKQVEKIFTNFEASIKEHHYKGRFKAVFPIKVNHYPNFILPLMEQNIKRCYGLEAGSKSELIIAMAYTNDNAPITVNGFKDKEMISLGFIAAKMGHDITLTIEGLNELETIIEVAKTLGKPYPNIGLRIRLHSTGVGIWAKSGGINSKFGLTATELVEAISLLQKNKLLDKFTMIHFHIGSQISDIAPLKKALREAGNIYAELRKMGAKNLNNVNIGGGLAVEYAQHENTQNRNYTLAEFSGNVVFTLKEIAKNKKEPEPDIFIESGRYVSASHAVLISPVLELFSQEYDEKALHLKDKNPPLVEELLDLYNTINERYAIEYLHDSLEHMESLLTLFDLGYIDLQDRSNTEVLVHLIIKKVIKILKHKNHSDIIRIQEQVQERYLLNCSFFQSLPDYWGLAQNFPVIPLDRLNRRPTRSASLWDITCDSDGEVTFDKNAPLFLHDIDVNKEEYFLGFFLVGAYQEVLGMRHNLFTHPTEFSVVFDEEDGDYSIENLLEAQTILDVLDDLDYDTKEIERCLKQRLDESEKIPEEAKKEVLGQLYVMLSENGYLRTVFKSEGEMP, encoded by the coding sequence ATGGTGGATTATGGAATTAACTATTGGGGAAAAGATGATTTTATTATTGAAGATGGGCAAGTAAAGGTTAATTATAAAAGTAAGCCAGCTTTAATAGATATTGTCAAAAAAGTGCGTGAAGATGGGTATAGGGGACCTTTACTTGTGCGTTTTCCACATTTGATGAAAAAGCAAGTAGAAAAGATCTTTACGAACTTTGAAGCTTCCATTAAAGAACATCATTATAAAGGGCGTTTTAAAGCGGTTTTCCCGATTAAAGTTAATCATTATCCAAATTTTATTTTACCTTTAATGGAACAAAATATTAAGCGATGCTATGGGCTAGAAGCGGGGAGTAAGTCAGAGTTAATTATTGCAATGGCTTATACAAATGATAATGCACCTATTACGGTTAATGGCTTTAAAGATAAAGAGATGATTTCTTTGGGCTTTATTGCCGCAAAAATGGGACACGATATTACGCTAACTATTGAAGGATTAAATGAGCTTGAAACAATTATTGAAGTGGCAAAAACGCTTGGCAAGCCTTATCCAAATATCGGGCTTAGAATAAGATTGCATAGCACAGGGGTTGGAATCTGGGCAAAAAGTGGGGGGATAAATTCTAAGTTTGGACTGACTGCAACAGAGCTTGTAGAGGCGATTTCATTGCTACAAAAAAACAAGCTTTTAGATAAATTTACAATGATTCATTTTCATATTGGCAGTCAAATTAGTGATATTGCACCTTTGAAAAAAGCTTTAAGAGAGGCAGGAAATATTTATGCAGAATTGCGTAAAATGGGTGCTAAAAATTTAAATAATGTTAATATTGGTGGTGGATTGGCTGTAGAATATGCACAGCACGAAAACACACAAAATCGTAACTACACACTAGCAGAATTTAGTGGAAATGTTGTTTTTACACTTAAAGAGATTGCAAAGAATAAAAAAGAGCCAGAACCGGATATTTTTATAGAATCAGGGCGTTATGTATCTGCAAGCCATGCGGTGCTAATTTCTCCGGTGTTGGAGTTGTTTTCACAAGAATATGATGAAAAGGCATTGCATTTAAAAGACAAAAATCCGCCATTAGTAGAGGAGCTACTAGATTTATATAATACAATTAATGAGCGTTATGCAATTGAGTATTTGCACGATAGTTTAGAGCATATGGAATCACTTTTGACACTTTTTGATTTGGGCTATATTGATTTGCAAGATAGAAGCAATACAGAAGTGTTGGTGCATTTGATTATCAAAAAAGTGATTAAGATTTTAAAACACAAAAATCATAGTGATATTATTCGCATTCAAGAACAAGTCCAAGAGCGGTATTTGCTAAATTGTAGCTTTTTTCAGAGTTTGCCAGATTATTGGGGGCTGGCTCAAAACTTCCCTGTAATTCCGTTAGATAGGCTTAATAGGCGTCCAACAAGAAGTGCTAGCCTTTGGGATATTACTTGTGATAGCGATGGAGAAGTAACTTTTGACAAAAACGCACCTTTGTTTTTGCATGATATTGATGTGAATAAAGAAGAGTATTTTTTAGGATTCTTTTTGGTAGGTGCTTATCAAGAAGTGCTTGGAATGCGCCATAATCTTTTCACTCATCCTACAGAATTTAGCGTTGTGTTTGATGAAGAAGATGGGGATTATAGTATTGAAAATCTTTTAGAGGCACAAACGATTTTAGATGTGCTTGATGATTTAGATTATGATACAAAAGAGATTGAGCGCTGTTTAAAGCAACGCTTAGATGAGAGTGAGAAAATCCCAGAGGAGGCTAAGAAAGAAGTGCTGGGACAACTCTATGTAATGCTTAGTGAAAATGGTTATTTAAGAACGGTGTTTAAGAGCGAAGGGGAAATGCCTTGA
- the pyrF gene encoding orotidine-5'-phosphate decarboxylase translates to MKLCIALDLPSKKENLALLESLKFNEQVWVKVGLRSFIRDGAEFLTEIKALNPQFKIFLDLKLYDIPNTMGDSVESIATLNVDMLTIHASSGREAMLEVMARLKAFSNPPLVMAVTALTSFDENSFFEVYHTGLETQVLEFAKMAKECGVNGVVCSCAESLVVKTQLGDEFLTLTPAIRPFGESSGDQKRVATLQDAKDARSDFIVVGRPIYKAENPRKVVETILENL, encoded by the coding sequence ATGAAACTTTGTATTGCGCTTGATTTACCAAGTAAAAAAGAAAATCTAGCTCTTTTAGAGTCCTTAAAATTCAACGAGCAAGTTTGGGTAAAGGTTGGCTTAAGAAGCTTTATTCGTGATGGTGCGGAGTTTTTGACAGAGATTAAGGCGCTTAATCCACAATTTAAGATTTTTTTAGATTTGAAGCTTTATGATATTCCAAACACAATGGGCGATAGTGTGGAATCTATCGCCACGCTTAATGTGGATATGCTAACCATTCACGCAAGTAGCGGTAGGGAAGCGATGCTAGAAGTAATGGCGCGTTTAAAAGCTTTTTCAAATCCGCCGCTTGTGATGGCTGTAACAGCGCTTACAAGCTTTGATGAGAATAGCTTTTTTGAAGTCTATCACACAGGGCTTGAAACACAGGTGCTAGAGTTTGCAAAAATGGCTAAGGAATGTGGAGTTAATGGTGTGGTTTGTTCTTGTGCGGAATCTTTAGTGGTAAAAACGCAATTAGGTGATGAGTTTTTAACGCTCACACCTGCAATCCGCCCCTTTGGCGAGAGTAGCGGGGATCAAAAGCGTGTGGCAACCTTACAAGATGCAAAGGACGCTAGAAGTGATTTTATCGTGGTGGGTCGCCCTATTTACAAGGCGGAGAATCCAAGAAAAGTTGTGGAAACAATTTTGGAAAATTTATAA
- a CDS encoding flagellar basal body rod C-terminal domain-containing protein yields the protein MTIGASYGYDAFSVAQSGISTNVQQATLETSNVDLTTQIPQQIVAQNGVEANVKSIQTADSMLQTLLDIKA from the coding sequence ATGACTATTGGTGCAAGTTATGGATATGATGCATTTTCTGTTGCCCAAAGTGGAATTAGCACAAATGTGCAACAAGCTACACTTGAGACTTCTAATGTGGATTTAACCACGCAAATACCACAGCAGATAGTGGCGCAAAATGGCGTTGAGGCAAATGTAAAAAGTATTCAAACAGCGGATTCTATGTTGCAAACTTTGCTTGATATTAAAGCTTAA
- a CDS encoding ferritin family protein produces MRQYETYKCQKCGNEVEMQSVGGGTLSCCGEPMVCVTQDLTAVNLMKAFAGESMARNKYDLFADVAEEEGWHAVARHFREAAENEKWHARAEFKAYHKIVDGKELEITAKNLLSAAEGENYEYTIMYPNFAKIAEEEGKKDIVRLFNAIGKVEVEHEREYLELKAMLDAEGFFESSSEEVWVCEVCGHIHRGKKAPGACPLCKASREYFKREFLG; encoded by the coding sequence ATGCGACAATATGAAACATATAAATGCCAAAAATGTGGCAATGAAGTAGAGATGCAAAGTGTAGGGGGTGGGACACTTAGCTGCTGTGGTGAACCTATGGTGTGTGTAACGCAGGACTTAACTGCTGTAAATTTAATGAAAGCATTTGCTGGGGAGTCAATGGCGCGCAATAAGTATGATTTATTTGCTGATGTAGCAGAAGAAGAGGGCTGGCACGCAGTGGCTAGACATTTTAGGGAAGCGGCAGAAAATGAGAAATGGCACGCAAGGGCAGAATTTAAGGCTTATCATAAAATTGTTGATGGTAAAGAGCTTGAAATTACTGCAAAAAACTTATTAAGTGCAGCAGAGGGTGAAAACTATGAGTATACAATAATGTATCCAAATTTTGCCAAAATTGCTGAAGAAGAGGGCAAAAAAGATATTGTGCGCTTGTTTAATGCTATTGGTAAAGTAGAAGTTGAGCATGAAAGAGAATATTTAGAGTTGAAAGCTATGCTTGATGCAGAAGGATTTTTTGAAAGCAGTAGTGAGGAAGTATGGGTATGCGAAGTGTGTGGGCATATTCATCGTGGCAAAAAAGCTCCTGGAGCTTGTCCGCTTTGCAAAGCATCAAGAGAATATTTTAAGCGTGAGTTTTTAGGTTAA